One segment of Macrotis lagotis isolate mMagLag1 chromosome 1, bilby.v1.9.chrom.fasta, whole genome shotgun sequence DNA contains the following:
- the HSPB6 gene encoding heat shock protein beta-6: MEVPVPIQPSWLRRPASLPFPSLTTPTRLFDQRFGEGLLEAELAALCPPALAPYYLRAPSVALRADPGPGEVTLAKGEFSVLLDVKHFSPEEINVKVVGEHVEVHARHEERPDEHGFISREFHRRYRLPEGVNPAAVTSALSPEGILSIQAPAPTPGPQAAERTVPIAQGSAPGAK; encoded by the exons ATGGAGGTCCCCGTGCCCATCCAGCCATCCTGGCTGCGTCGCCCAGCCTCTCTGCCATTCCCCAGCCTGACCACCCCCACCAGGCTCTTCGACCAGCGTTTTGGGGAGGGGCTGCTGGAGGCCGAGCTGGCTGCACTCTGTCCCCCGGCCCTAGCACCCTACTATCTTCGAGCGCCTAGTGTGGCCCTTCGGGCAGATCCTGGCCCCGGAGAG GTGACCCTGGCCAAGGGGGAGTTTTCAGTGTTACTGGATGTGAAGCACTTCTCCCCGGAGGAGATCAATGTCAAGGTGGTGGGGGAGCATGTGGAAGTGCATGCCCGCCATGAGGAACGCCCG GATGAGCATGGCTTCATCTCTAGGGAGTTTCACCGCCGCTACAGGCTACCTGAGGGTGTGAACCCTGCAGCAGTGACCTCAGCCCTGTCCCCCGAGGGCATCCTGTCTATCCAGGCTCCTGCACCTACCCCAGGGCCCCAGGCAGCTGAGCGCACCGTGCCCATTGCCCAGGGGTCAGCGCCAGGGGCTAAGTAA